The window TCCAAAGGAAACAGAGAACGTCCCTCCCATCTAAACCTAAACTGAGTTTAATCGCCAGCTCATGATTGGTTCTCTCTGTAGGTCTGCTGTGTAATCGGTATGCTAATGATGGAGAGAAGGACAGTCGAGAAGATGTATTAGCATGCAAATCACACATTAaagaatttattcaaattagaTCTTAAATGTCATGCCGCAGCCCCCCTAAACTCTGACACAAAGCACACAGCGCTCTTTATTAGGTACTCTGTATTCTTATACCTATGTCTTGTGAGACATTACAAGGTTCTCAAATAGTGGCTCTATTCAATGGGATACGTTGTCATGTTCCTCTGAGAGGAAAGTTTAAGAGGAACAACGGGGTGGGCCAGGCTGCTGAATGAAGCCTTGTGTCTCTGCTTTCCACTCGTGTTAATGTTGCTGCTCCGGAGGACTAATTAATATGATGGATGTTTGTGACCAAGAGGCACAATATTTGAAAGCAGAACTTGGGATTTTGGGAAAACTGAGAAAAAAGGACACAGATCTTGAAATAAATCACTGATTTAGAATAAAATGTGCAGCACACAGAGCTGGTGTAATAGTTTACTCCGGTGgatttttacttaaattgaTGAATATATAGGATCCAAATAAGGAAAATGTGCCATAAATTACTCAttctcaggccatccaagatgtagatgattATGTTTCTGGATTTGgaaaaatttagcattacatcacttgctcaccaacggatcggtgaatgggtgccgtcagaatgagagtccacaCAGCTGATAAATTACTATAGACTAAGTAGTCCACAGGACTCAAGTCTATCAGTCTTAAAGTAAAAAGCTAATATGTAGCTTATAGGTGTAAGGTACAAAGATATAGGCTACCTTTTAGATTTTGtaatttcataaaatgaatagcatacattaaatgcaatatGTAGCCTAAGTGAACTGGAATTGTTACACTAATGCcggtaacattttattaatctgctaattatttttaagcaaaagtGTGATGCGTTTAGAATTTTAATTCGAGGGACAAAATCCGTGTAAAGTTTTGAATAAGGTGTTTGAACCAAGCCAATATAGCACTGCATTATTCAAAAAGGAATATGACatcatataaatattagcaaaaaGGCCGTCTTTGTTTCGTCCGATGATGTAGCTATTATTGCTCGACTCGAATGAAGAGGACCGTTGACACGTAAATATCGGCAAGATTTGCGCATGTAAGCCGCAAAAGTGTCGGAGGCTCTGTGCATAGGCAAATTACATCATGCGTGGAAATTTTATGTGCGCCTTCACTCCACCTCTCATTCCCTAGCCCCCCTTTTCAGCCCCTGTTCAGTTAAAGTATTTCCCCTGTGAACAGAGTTTCTTTCTGCTTCTCAATCTTCTGCCAGAAGCTCTGAACTTTACTTGCTCACGCGACACTTTTATTACGCGCGCGCCATCAGAGAGCCGGAAAGCATCTGCAATCAAGGAATATAGGAGTTCGAGAGGGACGCCGCATCATACAGGTGAAGTACGGCTTGGCTTTCTTTATGGTGATGGTTTCTCGCTGGCTATACAGGTGAGCGCTGTCACTGCAGATCTGGCTTAATTGCATGGAGCCAAATGTTCAGGGTGGATAATGGTTCAAATCCTGTGAGATCGCGCGCCAAAGGCTGTGAATCTCCTGTCATTCTTTGAAACTGTGCTGATGTTAAGCGCTAAAATGTCTGACAGAGTAAGGTGAATCAGATTTGGAAAGGTGAGCATTTGGAGCATTATAGGTGTTTTTGCTGGTTGTGGTTGACGAATGTTAATATGAATggtaataatcataataaatgtgaaaaattgcCACAAATGACCGTTAGACAAACGTTACGTTTTAAATAACGACTGAGGGCGGTTTTGCAATAGGACCTACGTCAGATACCTTTGTCTTAACTGAGTTGAATTAAAGATCATTTTGTCATCTCATATAGTTATATGCttatattatatgattaatTACAGAGAAACACGGTTTATAGTTTAATATCTTCTTTAGAGGCTGTTGTTTTACGTAGCTTTCCTGACCTGAAGTGACAAATAACTCTCAATTTAACTTTTAGAAAAAGTGTCCCTATACCCttaaaaaaggtaatattaTGTATCATTTATTAAGGCACAAATATTTTGCCTGTACAGAGACGTCCActaaaaagttttcttttattatttcttctgGATACCGTATTGCCTTAAAGTATCTGCTGAAGCTGCTATTGCAGATGAAATGTTCTGTCTTTAGCTCTTTCCAACATTGTCCAAAAGATGTTTTCCATTTAACTGATTCTTCCTACTCCTATAATGTCACTGGCTATGTGAAATGGCTCTATGAATGACAAGATCGTCGatgaaatgcatcaaaatgtatatgtttcAACCATTGCATTGTTTGTGCCATGCTCACAAACTGTACATGATCAGGCATAGAAATAAAGCACACTGTAGTGACATATTAGTATGTTCATCTCACATACCGTATATTGTTGTTGACCCTTTGGCATCCACATGTTGTTCTAAGAGTTGCTTAAAAGTAATGTGAGCATATTCGGTGTCTGTAGGGATTATACTGAGTTTACCTGTTGCAATATTAAATGATGATGTCATTTAACTCGCACTATATGTGACTTACTGTACACTTATTATAGgaacaatgttgtttttaaatctctGTTTCATGTGTTGTTTGCTGAGTTTTACAGGAACACGCACAGCTTTTAATGTTTAACGTTTGAGCaatgattcatattttcatGAGCCTTTTATCTTTCTATGACCTTCTAAATCTTGAATAATTTCAATTTAAGCTTTAACTGGGACAAACGCTGCAGTTTAAGATGGActtaaaaggagaaaaaaaaattaaatcaacacATAAGCCATTAAGCCCTTTTCCCATGAAACCAACTTTGGCAACTGATTTTATCTTATCTGTCTTTTTCCTTTGTGCATTCTCTAAACACAGTCCAGAGCACTTTAACAAAAACACTGCACACATTTTCCAAATAGCTTAATTGTTTTTCAgtgctttttataaaatgacataatacTTCAAAATAGATTTAACATAATTTGTTTTGCTATAGCAGTTCGAGGGAGCTCATACATTAAAAATGGCCTGTTGTCACAGAGTGTAAGCATGTatgcttgctttcttttttttcgtgTTGTTTGCTTTACAAGATTAGATTCGGGTTGAACTAGAAGGAGAGGTGGGTGAGGACAAACTCGATATGGAATAGTGTAAAAAAAGCTCTAGTTTAACTAGCTATGAATAAACGGCTCTCTGCTCTAGCAGTATGTGTAGATAAGTCTATGCACGGGAAGCGCTGTTGAATGCTTTGCAGGaagtcaaataaatatagcGTCACCTCTAAAACCGGGCCAACACTGGCAAAGATTTCTAAATGATGTATGAAGCAAgggcaaacatttaaaattcctTTTCCCCAATCTCTGTGAACTAGAAGAACAGCATATCTCTTTCTATCCATGCACGGCGGACATTCAGTAATTAACGGTAAATTAATCCCCAAACCGCCTGGTGCAGATACGACCAGCTTGTACTGGCATGAGAACTGTACTGTTGCTGTGGTAATTTTGGGAACGGAAAATTACATGTTGGTTTTCTCTTTCAAAAACCTCTTATTTTACCAAGCCTTTGTTATGAACTTGGAAAACCACATTTGCTCCATCTGATACAGTATATGCTGTCAGAATAAAATCTTTTAAGCGAAGCACAGTATAAAAGTCACCTTCTACTGGATGTTACGCTTAGTGTAATGGTTGTTGCtgaatatatatgcaaatatgatGGTCATAACGTTCTGTTAAACGTTTAGGTGAACGATGCTGTCCTTGCTTGTGCTGAGCTTGTGGGTCTTCTCAGCCACAGCGTCTTTCGATTACGTTTACACTGGTGCGTATTCACTGTGTAAATTACTAATTGAAATGGCTAATTATCTTGAAAAACCTCATAACCTGTATATGTTACCACAGAGCCTGAAAGCACACTGAGCGTCAGCATACCCAATGAGCTTCCTCTCCGGCCTCTGTTGGGTGACACATTAGTTCTGCCCTGCTACTTCCAGGACAACACAGTCAATGACCCCGGTGCCCCCACCATCGCCCCTTTGTCTCACCGGATCAAATGGAGCCTGGTCACCAAAGAAAAGACCACAAACCTCTTAGTGGCATCTGAAGGAGTAGTAAGCATCGACAAAAGGTATCTGGATAGGATCACCATGGTTCAGTACCCAATGACACCCACAGACGCCTCCATTAAGATCACTGAGCTCCATTCCAATGAATCAGGAGTGTACCGCTGTGAAGTTATGAACGGGATAGAGGACGGTCATGATATTGTTGACGTTCAAGTTCAAGGTACTGTTTGCGAGAATccttaaagaaaatatataaagttatatgtatgtgtgtgctttttttttctctcagaaatgTGCCATagatgtacttttatttttgcttaggTATTGTTTTCCACTATCGTGCCATCACCACACGATATACCCTTAACTTTGAGAAGGCCAAGGCAGCCTGCATTCAAAACAGTGCAGTGATTGCTACTCCAGAGCAACTCCAAGCAGCTTACGATGAGGGTTTCCATCAGTGTGATGCTGGCTGGCTCGCAGATCAGACCGTCAGGTCGGTTACCTTTAATGTAAACAATCCTGTTAAATTGACTGTAAAACTGGCTGTGGTGTCCAGAAACTAAACTAGATGGCATGTGGGTGgatgtatattttacaaattctgCACATCACGTaatgtgaataatatatattagtctACTTGAAAACCTTGAAAATACACAGATAATAACAGAGGTAGTTCAATAAAAAGCCACATAATGTATTGTAAGTGGACAATGGTTTTATGTAAATGATGCACAGGACAAATTACATTAACTAGATAACAAACATTAACTAGATAACAGAAAGTATAACACAAAACACCCTAAAGGCCCGTTGAATGAAAATTAGCCTCCATACCAGCGTATGATGAAAAGAGTTACTTTACAGTTACTTTACCACTTTGACTTGGTCGCATCAAAGCTGTGTGGGAGCGGAGTCGGTGTGGGGGAAAACAGTCCTTTCCCCCTCATTGGAAAAGCCAGAAGTGTTTAACCAGAATAgtctacataaaataatttctgcCATTCAATGGAACAAGACTTGTATTGGGTCGGACTCTCTGTATCTAAGAGACCGACCAAATACGAcgattaaataatattatgaaaatatcccAACACGGTTACTGTAGGTAAACCAtggtaaaaacaaattaaatgttttacactAACCATAGTTTAAACCTTGTATTTGAACTGTGTATATAAAGGTTACAACTGGTGTTAAAAATGCCCCAAAACACAACATAGCCTACTTTTACTATTGTTGATTTTGGTAAGGGATGGGTATAATAGTATGTATGATCTAAATCATAAAAACCCAATATTaagaatatactgtatttttaaaatgtataagaaAAATGTGATGAAAGTACTGTCATTTGTTGTGGAATAAAGGTACCCTATTCATGATCCTCGTGAGGCTTGTTATGGAGACAAGTATGAACTTCCAGGAGTGAGGACATATGGATTAAGAGATACGAATGAGACGTATGACGTGTACTGCTTTGCTGAGAACATGACAGGTACTTGTTTGAGATGGCAAAGAACTAAATGCCTTCTTTGAAGAACATTGAAATGCTAAAAAACGTTCCATTTCATCTCACAGGAAAAGTGTTCCACACTACTGCTCCTAGCAAATTCACTTTTGAGGAGGCAGAAGCTGAGTGTGCGAAGCTGGGTGCCAAGTTGTCCACCACAGGACAGCTGTACCTGGCATGGAAGGGTGGTATGGATGTTTGTAATGCAGGCTGGCTGGCGGACCGGAGTGTCCGTTACCCCATCAACATCGCCCGACCGCAGTGTGGGGGTGGCCTGCTGGGAGTGCGTACCGTCTATCTGTTTCCCAATCAGACTGGCTACCCTCTCTCAGACTCCCGCTATGATGCATTTTGCTACTCTGGTACAAATATGTGTTATTTGATTGTCTTATTGGCGTTGATACACAATAACGTGTGTTCAATAGCTAGTGCTAATTGATCAGGTACTGACGGGTATATGTTGTTCATGTATTGTAATCTAGAAACGGGTGAAGAAGGTTCTGGGGTAGAAGAGCCCACAGAAGGCAGTGGTGTCCTGAGCGTGAGCACGATCACAGAAAGCCCCCAGGTCTTTTTAAAGCCCACCTCCACAGAAAGTGAACTACAAGGAAAAGTTGTAACATACAAGCCATCGGTGACCACTAGTGTCGAGTTCCCATATACTGCACTAAATATTTCCCAGATGCCCCTTTCACCACCCCCCAGCTCTGTGGACACTGTGGAAGGGGTCACTGATAGGACTGATCTCACCTCTGATTTATCCCATGTGAATGAAACTAAAGCTATCATGTCTGCGACAGGTATGTATCAGTATGagaacaatacagtaaaaatggtaacactttacaataaggtgtcatttgttaatcaACAATACATTTAGTTTATGTTAGCTCACTAACTAAttagtgcattaactaatgttaacaaacagaacttctgattttattaatgcattatcaaatgctgaaattagcaaaAGCTAGTTAGTAAAATGCATATacgctgtagaagtattgtttattgtttgttcatgttaactaattttaactaacggaccttattgtaaagtgttaccataaaaatgaatgtgaagctttattgtgtttttttttgtgattgacATATGCATGTATTGACTGAATAATAACCATAATGCATGGTTAATGTTAATatgttgattattatttattctttttgtatCCCATTCATGGCAGTTTAATCATGGTGTTAAATCaggaaaaaatcttttaaaagtttttatgtaTTGACATCAGTAACAATGTATTTACATCGCAGCCACAGTGAACAAAGATGCTGAATTAGACGAATACatttagtatattaaaatggaGTAACAGCTCCAACagtaaaatcaaaacattttaaaaactagatttttttaatctagcAGACAATGTAAATTGCATGTAAGAATCTTGCAAtggagtaaatgtttttttattacaaaaaacgCAATTAAGCATTTCAGatgttaaacatatttaactTAGATCAATTTGTTGACACCTATCGTTAATTAATTGTTACTAATTGCCTCTGCAGGGGTGGTCTTCCTTTATCGTGAAAGTTCCGGTCGTTATGCTTTTGACTTTGCCGAGGCTCAACTGGCATGTCAGAGCATTGGTGCAGTCATTGCCAGTGCCCAGCAACTGCAGGCAGCCTATGAGTCTGGTTACCATCAATGTGACGCCGGCTGGCTGTTAGATCAGACTGTCAGGTCCGATTCATTGCACAATTATAACATTATGGTGAAATGTTCAATTATGTGTTCAATTATATTTCAACTTTTGaagtgtttcattttatttgatgaattacaGTGTAGACTTACTGGAATTATCTGCCTCGTACTGCAAGAAAATCTGTTTtcaaatgtatgtaaattaCGGTTATGCAGGTATCCCATTGTGTCTCCACGTGAGAAATGCTCTGGTGATTTGGAACATGTTCCTGGTGTGAGGTCTTATGGACTACGTTCTGCTGATGAACGCTATGATGTATACTGCTATGTGGACAAATTACGGGGTAAGAGGCtctacataaatgcatataaaatatatatatatatatatatatatatatatatatatatataacttttattttacatttcttagagtgaaagaaaacaaaaaaaaaaaattaaatgctgcaTTCTCtcatggaaaaaataataattttgaatcaCTCTCCGTGTTCACATTTACAGGGGAAATTGTCTATGCAAGTTCATTCGAGGGATTCACTTATGGTGAGGCAGTGGCTTACTGCCAGAGTAAGAATGCCTCCTTAGCCTCCACAGGAGACCTATATGCTGCTTGGAAGCAGGGCTTTGATAAGTGCCGTGCTGGGTGGCTTCTTGACCGCAGTGTACGTTACTCCATCAATAACCCGCGGCAGCAGTGTGGTGGAGGAAAGGCTGGAGTTCACACAGTTTACAAGTTTCCCAACCAGACTGGCTCTCCTGACCTGCACTCCAAATTTGATGCATACTGCATTAAGGGTAAATGCATCTACAGTGTAGTTATATACAGGTCATACATTTTAggttcttttaaatgtaaaagtctttaGATATATTCTTATTCTTTAcatatttgacctttttttctaCATATAGTGGATCTGGATCTGTCTCTGAATGAAAGTGAACCAAATATGACGGTGACAGAGGAAAATATAGTGAGCGTGACATCTCTCCCGGCTCTTCTCAAACCTGGTAATATATTGATACATATATGAGTcagtaacaaaaaaagacagaaacaactgcataattaatttgaataatctgaataatatgcagaaaatatatttttgtgatatttgatattacatttactcatttagcagacacagtTTTAGCAATGTAGTCATAGAAATTCAGCTCATCATCAAACTCCAAAGTTTCTGGCTAATTttgaaggagttatggttgTTGAGCATGACTGGAAGGTGAAAGTGATGGGTGAAATGATGGGTTTGTTGAAACTACAAGTAGTTCTGTCTTAGCTAGGTTAAGTTGAAGGTGATGGTCCATCCTCCAGCAAGAAATTTTTGTTAGTCATGCTGAGATGTGAGCAGCTATCGTTGGATCATCAAGATGTTGATATTACTGAATGACAGAACCTAGTGATACCTTGTAGATAAAAGGGAGAGGAGTTgtccaataaataataaacctcagttgtacattttaaaacattctcagaCCTCAGTGATGAAATGAAAAGGCATCATGCCACAGACTAAAAGGCTTCAGTCACTGGACAAAACGGTATTGTCATTCAGACTGAGAGGCTTCAGGGCTTcaagttttaaaatacaattttagatGGAAATTAGACCAACACCTTGATCGTGTTATGATCTTTTCTGTCAGGCACCGCTCAATATAAGCCAGTGTCACCATAAAATATTCTGTGGATCGTTTTTTTGAACTGATTCATTGAAACTACAATTGAAAGAACAAATCAAGAAATAAATCACTCTTCTAATCTAATTTTTGTAAACATGAGAGCGGcgaatttaaatgaaaatgtaaaaatgaaaataataatgttttatcttACAACTCTCGTAATCGCGACATTTAGTGAACGTAAGGGAGGCAAGTGCTTTTCTAATAGAAGATGACTGGAAAGGTTTTCTGCCTCGGACAGTCTAGAGAAGGATATGAAGGAGTTTATGTTTGCTGGTAAGACAATTTGTGGTGTGGAGTATTTTGCAATGAGGTTTGTAATTGTATTAATGAAGAATGGCAAacaatttattacataaaatgcttaaaatatatcttaaagtaattcataaatattatttgagaAATCACAGCCAAATTGTCTGATCAGTGaacatttaatgatattttatgaGGCTCTGGAAAGGTCCTCTTATTTCcggattaattacattttccgGATGTTTATCATCTTCATTTTCTGACTCCTCCCAAAATGTCAGGATCACCCAACAATGGAAATGTACACTCATCTGGTACCATCATCTGACcccaaacttgtatgactttctttcttctgagaaaaacaaaagaagatattttaaagaatgttggtaaccataATTGCCTTATATTTTATAGACCAAAAGCagagatttcaaaataaaatcatacagaTCTATTattacatgagggtgagtaaatgatgtcagaatTTAGAATTTAGTAGAACTTTAGAATTTAGTAGAACTAtcccatgtatttttttatatattctagtGTTGATTTTGAAGTGTTCATTTATTAGAATCTATAGTATCTTAGAttctgtgtgtatctgtgtttcCTCAGAAGaagctactactactactatctCTGAGGAACACTCTGAATCTGGTGCATCTGGGGACAGTGGCATCGATAATCAGTTGAGCAGTGGGAGCGGGGATCAGCCGAGTGGGTCACCTGCTTCAAGCGGAGACTCTTCTGGAGCTAGTGGCACCGATGATCTGTTAAGCAGTGGAAGCGGAGACCAGCCGAGTGGCTCACCTGTTTCAAGTGGCGACACTTCTGGGGCCAGTGGCTTTGACAGTCTGTCAGGCAGTGGAAGCGGGGATCAGCCGAGTGGGTCACCTGTTTCAAGTGGAGACTCTTCTGGGGTCAGTGCCATTGACAGTCTGTCAGGCAGTGGAAGTGGGGATCATCTGAGTGGGTCATTTGTTTCAAGTGGAGATTCTTCTGCAATCAGTGGCACTGATGATCTTTTCAGCAGTGGAAGCGGAGATCAGCTGAGTGGGTCTTTTGTTACAAGTGGAGACTCCTCTGTGGCCAGTGGGAGTGGGGATCTGCCAAGTGGGTCTGGAGGTTCTTCAGGATCTGGCAGTGGCTTAGATATCCTAGTGACCTTTTCAGGAAGTGACTCCATTTTATCAGGAGTTGGATCAGCTTCAGAAAGACCAGAGGAAGCTGGGGAAGCAGGCCCAGAGATCCTCACCTTTCCCTTTGGTCAGGGCTCAGGGCTCTTTGGATTGGACACCTCTGGATCTGGATCAGGAAGTGGGTCAGGATATAGCTCTGAAGAGAGTGGATCTACCTCCGATTTTTCCAGCAGCTCAGGAGAAAGCGATGAGAGTGGAGACCTTTCTGGCATCTCCTCAGGATCAGGTTCTAGTGAGGAATCCTCAGGATTCAGCGGCTTCCCATCAGGATTTTTTCCCTCTGGAGGATCCAGTagcatttcatttattgatggCAGTGGTGACATCATGGTGGAAAACCCTTGGGTGCAGGTGTCCACTGCTCAAGAGCTGGAGAGAAGCCATGTGGATTTCAGTGGTTCAGGACATATCTCAGGGTCTGGGGTGAGCATTGATATCTCTGGGATGAGTGGTGATACCTCTGGGATGAGTGGTGATATCTCTGGGATGAGTGGTGATATCTCTGGGATGAGCGGTGATATCTCTGGGATGAGCGGTGATATCTCTGGGATGAGTGGTGATGCATCTGGAGTTAGCGGTGTCCGCAGTAGCTCTGGAAATGGTTTAGAGTTTTCTAGTCTGACATTTTTGGGATCGGGCTTCATTGATCTAACAGAGCAACCTCATGAGCAGGAAGCTTCTGGACTTTTGCTGTTTGGGTCTGGTGAGGGAAGTGGATTTACATCTGGAGGCTATGCCATTGAATCAGGGGAAAGATCAGGGGAATCAGCTAGTGGTGATATCATCTTCTTCTCCAATAATGGAATGGTGGAAATGTCCAACAAGCCCTTCCAAGGCATGGAGCTAGGACGGGGGGAGGTGGAGTACAGTGGCACCGTCAGGTTGTCCTCAGGGAGTGGAGAGGGTCAAAGTGCCTTTGCTAGTGGACAAGAACATGAATGGATCCCAGTTACTGAAAATACAGCAACAGTAATCACCACTGATACTCCTTTAGATGTACTACATGCTCAAGGGCCATCTGGCCTGTACAGTGATGCTGCAGGACCTCCATTGTCAGAACCAGAGGGAATCCTGAGTAAACTTGACACTTTTACTTCTGCAGCTTTGTCTTCCACCACAGAACCTACTTCTTTACAGAGCCCATTTGTCACGGAAGGACTTGTTGGAAATGGTGAGATTCCTTTTGCataaaatttgttaaaatacaGAACAAAGATACATGACAAGTTTCTTATACGTTACTGTATagtattaatgattttttatgtatcatatataacatttttcatattgccTATTTGTTATCATTCACAGCATGAAAGTAATGGTGGCTCATTTGTAGATTTTCAactcttgagaaaaaaaatcctttttattatggtttttcATTGTGCCTTTtgctctgtttctttctcaaaaaTCATAATAGCTTCTCTTAACCCGTGTGAACCCAACCCTTGCGGAGCTGGGGTGTGTTTGGTGAAGGATGGAGTCAGCATTTGTCACTGTCCACCTGGACTGCATGGAAAAGAGTGCCAGTTTGGTGAGTCAGATTGAATTGACTCAGTTATTGAATCATTCACATAATATTGGACCTTTTTATAaacattcttattattaatagccATCCTGTTTAGCTTTAACAGCTGTTGCTGCTTTTTAGGCTCCTAGTTGGgttcaaatgaatcaaattatTATCTCTAAGTGTCTCactgttttgcattttcttttcagtttgcTCTTGCCTGATTAATGTCCTTACAGTCCATTTTACAGGTTAtgtggcatgtgtgtgtggttaaGTACTTCTCAACCTACTCAGCTCTTGTGTCCTGATGTCTTTTCAGTGACTGTTCacctgtgttgtttttgttcagcTGTGCCTTTGCTGCAGTCTGGTTTAATCAGCACGCCTGCTAACACCTGGTACATGCTCATACTTCTTGTCCATCTTCATATGAATCTGAACTCAAAATTCTGCTTCCGTTTCTAGTACTGTAAGATTGCTCATCTGCTCACCACGTGGTGAGAGGCTAATAACTGATCCCAGGTCAGCACTCCTACAGCGACTGCAACTGACTCTGATCTCTCCTTCAATTTACCACAATTTACTGAGTGTCTCTTCTCAGCTTATCTAAATATTGATGGTATAATTATGCAAGAGATTAATTTCGAAGCAGCTTCAAGAGTTCTGATTCAATGATTCTCTCTGCCAAGCTTGGCCTTCCTCAGGGCATCTTCATAGTAGTCAGCTTTAATTGCTAAACGTTTATTTGCAGAGGTTGATGTTTGCCATTCAAACCCTTGCGCCAATGGAGCCACCTGTGTGGAGGTGGAGGAGAGTTTCAAATGCTTATGTCTGCCCAGCTACGAAGGAGTCCGCTGTGAGATTGGTATGAGGCTGCTTCAGCTAATTCTACTAACggtctttcaaaaacaacctTAAAGGTGACACACAGCTAGATGTTGCTGTAGTGGAATGAAAGTCCCTGGAAAAGGGACACCTATGTGTGTCAAGTAGGGATTGGTGAGGGGTGTTTGTGTGAGTTTTGCCTGTCCATATGGAAATCTGTTGCAATTAAACATCAGTGTCATTTAGGGTGCAAAGATGcacttactgtaaaaatataggACAAACTATAACCATTTAGCAAGACATGGAAAGCAAAGGCATTTAGACAGGAAAGGTCTGTggtaaaagaaaatgttcatattttccATCTAAG is drawn from Puntigrus tetrazona isolate hp1 chromosome 7, ASM1883169v1, whole genome shotgun sequence and contains these coding sequences:
- the acana gene encoding aggrecan core protein isoform X3; this translates as MLSLLVLSLWVFSATASFDYVYTEPESTLSVSIPNELPLRPLLGDTLVLPCYFQDNTVNDPGAPTIAPLSHRIKWSLVTKEKTTNLLVASEGVVSIDKRYLDRITMVQYPMTPTDASIKITELHSNESGVYRCEVMNGIEDGHDIVDVQVQGIVFHYRAITTRYTLNFEKAKAACIQNSAVIATPEQLQAAYDEGFHQCDAGWLADQTVRYPIHDPREACYGDKYELPGVRTYGLRDTNETYDVYCFAENMTGKVFHTTAPSKFTFEEAEAECAKLGAKLSTTGQLYLAWKGGMDVCNAGWLADRSVRYPINIARPQCGGGLLGVRTVYLFPNQTGYPLSDSRYDAFCYSETGEEGSGVEEPTEGSGVLSVSTITESPQVFLKPTSTESELQGKVVTYKPSVTTSVEFPYTALNISQMPLSPPPSSVDTVEGVTDRTDLTSDLSHVNETKAIMSATGVVFLYRESSGRYAFDFAEAQLACQSIGAVIASAQQLQAAYESGYHQCDAGWLLDQTVRYPIVSPREKCSGDLEHVPGVRSYGLRSADERYDVYCYVDKLRGEIVYASSFEGFTYGEAVAYCQSKNASLASTGDLYAAWKQGFDKCRAGWLLDRSVRYSINNPRQQCGGGKAGVHTVYKFPNQTGSPDLHSKFDAYCIKVDLDLSLNESEPNMTVTEENIVSVTSLPALLKPEEATTTTISEEHSESGASGDSGIDNQLSSGSGDQPSGSPASSGDSSGASGTDDLLSSGSGDQPSGSPVSSGDTSGASGFDSLSGSGSGDQPSGSPVSSGDSSGVSAIDSLSGSGSGDHLSGSFVSSGDSSAISGTDDLFSSGSGDQLSGSFVTSGDSSVASGSGDLPSGSGGSSGSGSGLDILVTFSGSDSILSGVGSASERPEEAGEAGPEILTFPFGQGSGLFGLDTSGSGSGSGSGYSSEESGSTSDFSSSSGESDESGDLSGISSGSGSSEESSGFSGFPSGFFPSGGSSSISFIDGSGDIMVENPWVQVSTAQELERSHVDFSGSGHISGSGVSIDISGMSGDTSGMSGDISGMSGDISGMSGDISGMSGDISGMSGDASGVSGVRSSSGNGLEFSSLTFLGSGFIDLTEQPHEQEASGLLLFGSGEGSGFTSGGYAIESGERSGESASGDIIFFSNNGMVEMSNKPFQGMELGRGEVEYSGTVRLSSGSGEGQSAFASGQEHEWIPVTENTATVITTDTPLDVLHAQGPSGLYSDAAGPPLSEPEGILSKLDTFTSAALSSTTEPTSLQSPFVTEGLVGNASLNPCEPNPCGAGVCLVKDGVSICHCPPGLHGKECQFEVDVCHSNPCANGATCVEVEESFKCLCLPSYEGVRCEIDVNSCEENWTKFQGNCYLHFSERMTWLEAEQQCRDINAHLVSIITPEEQAFINSYAQDYQWIGLNDKTVENDFRWSDGTPLQYENWRPNQPDNYFNSGEDCVVMIWHENGQWNDVPCNYHLPFTCKTGPVTCDQPPKVENARMFGNKKDRYQVNSIIRYQCSENFTQRHLPVIRCMADGQWEKPQVQCIASKLLKHY